Below is a genomic region from Anabas testudineus chromosome 13, fAnaTes1.2, whole genome shotgun sequence.
TTgaactgaaaaggaaagaacaaATATGGGCTACTATGCTACACAAACTACTAGTACTAGGGTAAACTATTCTTGGGTGGAGGCCACTAGTAGACCATTAGAAAATATTCCTGTAATTCTGTAATTTGCCTGGACTGCATAGTTCTcattctttttcctcttcacctctaGCGTTTGCTGAAGTAGGAGGCTACAACTCTCTACTGACTAAATATGGATCTGCTATACCACAAAATTTCTCCTCCTTGGACCCCCAGCGCTACAATATCTCACAGCAGTGTTACACTCCCAGACCTGATGCCTTCAGCTTGCTGAGGGACCCAACTACAGGGGACCTGCCTTGGCCTGGGGTGTTGTTTGGGATTGCTATAGTGGGAGGCTGGTACTGGTGCACAGACCAGGTGAAACGCTTTGGTTTAGGTTCTTCACCTTACTTGAAAAGTAAAGCCTAGGTAACACAGGCCTATGAGATCAGGCCACGCTGCCCCAAATAGACAAATATGTTAACTACACACTTAGTAAATTATTGAAATCATAGTGGTGCTAGAATCtttgtgcataaaataattAGATTCCCCCCTATCCTGCCTGTGTGTTCGCCTAGGTGATAGTCCAGCGGTGCCTTGCAGCTCGCAGTCTCACCCATGTAAAGGCTGGCTGCATCATGTGTGGCTATCTCAAACTGCTGCCAATGTTCCTCATGGTGTTCCCCGGCATGATCAGCAGGGTCCTCTACCCAGGTCTGCAGCATACACATTACCGTTCAAATCCCATTTAAAGAGGGTtgaaaagcaaaagaaacatACAATATAATCGATCAATCTTGATAGGGTTGTCTGGATCTACAGTGAGTTTGTTGGTTTCTATCCACCTGCAGAAGAGGTTGGCTGCGTGGTCCCTGAGGTGTGTAAGCAAGTCTGTGGGACTGAGGTGGGCTGCTCCAACATTGCTTATCCTAAACTGGTGGTGTCAGTCATGCCGAATGGTAAGGACTGATAACAGTGGCTACCTTTtcaaaaagaggaggaaggggaaaTTCTATGCAACATTTCTCACCACTCCTTCATGTCTTGCATTCTgctcttctctccatctcttcttcttccctccaTTTTCCCTCCTCCCGCTGTGTCTCTCGGCAGGTTTGCGGGGTCTCATGTTGGCTGTGATGTTAGCTGCTCTCATGTCTTCTTTGGCCTCcatttttaacagcagcagcactctctTCACCATGGACATCTGGACACGCATCAGGCCACAGGCCACAGAGCGAGAACTCATTGTTGTAGGCAGGTAAGTGGATGCTGTTGTAGAGAAACATCAGTGTGAAGGCATGCTTAACCAGCAGGATCAAAGTTAGAAGTGATGGCTTCTTACTACTCTCTACTCTAATGTCCCAATATCctaaagaaaatatgtgaaacacTTTTGAATTTGGGGGAAACACTTCAAattttttgatttgttcattgCAAACAGCTGAAGGTTTGTACATTTTGCCGATACACCTGTAATTTGTAGTGGGTGTTAAATCATTTTGAAAACAACTGTATATGGTAAATATCGAATAGCCATTCACTTAACTTTCATCATCTTATGTTTGCACTTCTCTTCAGAGTCTGGGTGCTGTGCATTGTAGCCATCAGTATCTGTTGGATCCCAATTGTCCAGGCAGCTCAGAGTGGTCAACTCTTCGATTACATACAGTCAGTCTCTTCCTACCTGGCTCCACCTATCGCAGCTGTCTTCCTGCTGGCTGTGTTTGTAAAGAGGGTCAATGAAAAGGTGAGATGGCATACACGGTACACGGTTATATTATCTCATATATGAAACACTGTCCATAGAGCATCGTTTTTTCTTTGCCCACAGGGTGCTTTTTGGGGCCTGATAGGTGGTCTGGTGATGGGTCTCTCTCGAATGTTGCCTGAGTTCTGGTTTGGCACCGGCAGCTGTATTTTCCCCTCTAGCTGCCCCTTCTTGGTGTGTGGGATTCATTACCTCCACTTTGCCATCATACTGTTCTTCTGTACGGCAGTGTTGGTGCTGTTGGTCAGCTACTGCACCGAGCCCATTGATGATCAGCATGTAAGTGACTTCTTCATTACTGCACACAGCAGTGCACTGATTCACTAAGACCTAAGATCCAATATGTATATCtaacaaatacatattttaaaagcaaataatcAGCAAAGCAGAACTGGTTTACTAAAGTTTTATCATATAAATCTTATAACGTAAGAATGACCACACACCGGGCTCTCATTTTTCCTTCAGCTCCATCGACTGGTTTTCACCCTGCGTCATTccaaagaggagaggaaggattTAGactgggaggaagaagagaaagggagaagagCCAAGAGGGAGGCTAAAGAGAGAATGAGGCAGAATAATGATGCAGGTAAGCAAGGAAAGCGGTCAAaaatggaacaaacaaacactcatgcAAAGTGCTAACTCTTTTACTCTTTAGTGGctgaagaggaaggaaaatcTGCTATCTGTCACCTGATTGAAAAATTCTGTGGAGGAGGCAGTAGCTCCCAGGACCTTGAGGAAGAGCCGCCTGAGGCAACAGAGCAGATGCCAGACATCAGTGAGGACCCAGTGTGGAAGTATGCTGTGGATGTTAATGCTCTTATCATGATGTCTGTAGCAGTTTTTATGTGGGGATACTTTGCATAAGAGAGTGTTCTTGTTCTGAAGATGGATTCCAATGTCAATTAGTATCTTGATGTACCTCTTTTTGTTGGGATGATACAGTACTTTTAAGTCAGACTTCAAACAACtcaatataacaataatatagtGTTGCCATCTATTGGTGATAACTTAGCACTACAGTGCAAGTTTTCACTTTCAAAATATTAGTCATGCAAATCTACTGCCATCGTTGTCATTTAAAGAGTACAAGAGGCTGTGATCCATCGCTGCATTACTTCACTTTTAAAAGGGTATGTCTGTTGTGCAGAGTGTAAAATGGTTTATAAGGTTATACCAACCATTACTGTATACGGTTACATGTTGATTCAATCATAACTCAATCTTTGCTTCcatcagtgaaataaaaggtgagagaaaataaaattataaatttgAAAGACAGgtaaaaactaaacttaataAAGTCTCAAGAAGCTATAAGATGTGTATCAAAGTTTAACTCAAGGAATAAATGGAAACCACACCTAGGTACACACAGTTTATCATGACTGTATATAAGAGGAAGTGCTGTATATAAAAACACTAGTTTCATTTATGCTGCGGTGCTAAGCCCATTTTAGTTCTCCTACAGGTATTTTATCATTCGAGCATAAGTTTGATCATAATATTGTCATTagtgaaatacaaatatttgattagtacacagaaaaacagtacAGGCATGCCAGCTTTTCTATCCCTTATCATACTCTTGACAgctgtttttggttgtttgtcAGACtgaatgcagctctgataaGCACTGCTAATGTTACTGTTTAAGTCAAATGAAATCACTGTAGATGAGCAGATTTGAAGCCTGGTATTtactcagcacacacacaccacacaaaccAGGTAGGGGTTTCCAGTTTAAATcatcacttctgtttttatttaagcaGATATTTCCCATTAGCATTGTACATGTCTGGAACCTACAGAGTCCTCTCAAGACCCAACCATTCCACCTCCATGCAGAGTTTCAGCATCATTCATTACATCAGTTCTTCAATGTCCAGTCTGTCAGCTTACAGGAGTGGGGGACTGTAAAGGCAAGGTAGAGGGGGGAAGAAGAAagggttttttcttttccaaaatgtcagAGCCGTCAGCAGGCACTCCCACACAAAGAGTTATGGTTGGATCCAAAAGAGCTGGACGGAGTCTATCAAGCATCTTAAACCTAACCACTTACAGGGTCATGTGCAACTCCCAACACTCTTAGAGGTATCTGGTGCCTCAGTCTTCCTGCAGGATGGGTAAGAGGTAGGGGGCTTTTAAGGCTGGAAGCTGGTGTAGAGAGTTTCTGCGGTCTGTGGTAGGTGGTTTCACCCGCTTTGAAGCATGAATGACAGCTTTGGCAAACACTGCCCTCTGCCAAATtggaggatggagggatggggaaggaggaaaggaagagagCTAGGGGTTAAAACAAAGATggagtatttaaaaaatacatcttCGCAGGTTGAGTAGGATGACAGACTGATAGGAGAACACAGTCCTcaagaataaaagcaaatacAACAGCAAACATTCTCTAACACACACCCCAATAAAATcagccaaacaaaaaaaaaaaaataacaaaataacaaaaaaacaaaatggcaaaCAAGCAAGTCAATCAAACCATACAAAGTGACATCAGGCCTTTCCAAAGTGACATCAAGTTTCTCTTTTAATCCCATTAAATCTCACTGCTCTTATAAGGTCCATCTCCCAAAATTTTCTGTAAACCAGAAAATACTCAGTGGCTTCCTCTTTATGGCTGGTCAGCAAGGTTAGGGTCCACTCTGAAACAATGACAAGAACATGTCTCAGTGGCCAGTTGGACTGGCTAATACAGAGAGACTGGCCTGTCATTTACCAATGGCATGGCTATTTCAGAATTAACAACAGTGACACAGGCAATGATTTCAGCAGCATTATCAGGGGACTGATGAATATAGTACAACGTTACAGCACATTCAGAGAAATAGAAACCATGGTGCAGGACAGGTACAAATGGCAATCTTGTACAAGGGAAAAAAATCAAGTTTGCTTTATACAATCACATTTCTAAAGCAATGCTGAACATTCCTCCACTAAAAAGTTTTACATCTGTTGGACTCTGTACAGCTCATTCCTTAAAGCACCATTGTACAGCTTAACTGGAAATTTGTCATACgacacagaacacagaacaaatacCGGGAACAGTAAGCAGGCGCTAGGGTATTACATTTCTATGCGTCACTTTATGAATGCTAATCTCAATCAAATACACTGCAAAATTTTACCTTACAACCATGTATGGAGTTAGACACAAACTCAAATGATTAAGAGGCAGAAAGAGGGCTGACAGCAGTAGGAGGGGACCCCAACCCTGGTTATGCAAACTTTTCAAAGGTGCCACTTTGGAGCACAGTGCAGGGAGAGAGGGATTATAGAGGGTTTGATAAAAAGGCAAGGAGAGTGACACACCTCTCTTCCTTCTTTACCTCTCAACCTCCCTCCACTGAGGGCAAGTATGAAAAAGGAGTgctggaggaaagaaaaaaaaaaaaacagtcctgGAGTGCCGATTTCTCCTTGTTCTCCACTtttcagagggagagagaaggagatacACAGGAGGACATGCGTTGGTATGTGTGAGGTGTAGTCTTTCCTCTCTACCTGGCCTCCTCCCTTCTGTCCTCCCTCCTGGTGCGGATGGGCTGAGAGCCATCAGCAGGCTGCTGCACCCAGTTGTTGTCATGGAGCCCAACACGGCAGCCTGGTGTGTCCTTGTCTGTACGCCGGCAGCACATCCAATAGGAACGTCCATAAGGCAGGTCATGGTGGTAAGGTTTAGGGTGCCAACGGCACAAGGAAACGTCTCCGCGCTCATATTGCCGCTTACACTGCTTGCAGGGGTCATCCCTGTAGAGAGGATCTTGATTCCAGCGTGAATCCACTGCCCGCACCCCATATGTCTCTATCAACACCTTAAAATAATGGCAGGTGCATTTAAGAGCCGCCAGTGACCGTGTCGGCAGATAGCTGAAGATGTTAACCATGATGTGgtctggcagcagcagcatgtacTGGCGGGGTTCAAGGAGGCGCTGAATCTGAAAGCGGATCTCCAGGAAGTCATGGGACACATGACGGTAGAGGCGACACAGCGAAGGGTCTGAACAGTCCTCCCCAACACTAGGAGAGTCTGGTCGCTCCCCTGAGCCCACTGCCAGCCCCGGCCCAGGGCCGTTGTTGTTGGCACAGTCCAAAGAGCACACTCCTGATCCACTGCCAGGGcctgttgtttttacatcttCCTCTGGGCCCCGAGGGGGCTGAAGAAAGAAGAGCTGTCCAGGAGGGGGATCATCAGAAGAAGGGTCAGTGGAGCTGCCTACACCTCCGCCACTCCCGCCCCCACTGGGCATAGCAAAACACACCGTCTCCTCCTGTACATTCTCTGTACTGTCTTTaccataaaacacacactgatccaCAGCACCTGTCACCACAACTTCCACATGGAATCCAGTCACTCGTTCTCTCCCCACACCCACAGACTTCTTCTCTCCTGAGGAAAGCTCTTGGGTTGGGTCTGGGCTACCACAGGCTGGCCTGTCTGGGTGATGGTGGTCTCCATCTGGTTTGGGGGCAGCAGTTGTGGCAGCAAGCAGCAGACTACTAGGGTCTCTTGATGAGGGACTGACGAGCTGGTAAAGGTCACAGGTGATCTTCTCTTTGGCCCTTGCTGCTGCCTGATTACCCCCACCACCACAGCTCATAAACATACAGCGGGACCTACCAGCTGGCTCCAGCTGAGACCGTGGATCCAGATTTGACACTCTGAAAGCTATTCTAACCTCACCGTGACTGTGagtggggggtggaggaggggtaACAATGCCAgactctcctcctcttctacaCTCCTTTTCTCGATCTCGACTAGAGGAATCTATCTTCGAACCAAGATGGAGGCGATTCTCCAGGTTTTGGGACTCAAAGTGTGCAATGGCCTGTGCTACCCTGCATgactcctgctgctcctccagctcctgatCTGTCTGGATGGGAGATGATGTTTCCTGGTCCTCTTTAGAGGGCTGGCCATTTGAACTGTCTGATACAAACACCATACGTGCAGGGTCTGACACTGCGCCCCGCAGTAGAGTGTGCTGGTGGGGGGCAAGGATCTGACTGTGAGTGGTTGTAGAGggctggtggtggtgttggtttCCATGAACAGCCACGATCCCCTGGAGGGCCATGGCGGTCCGCTGCTCAACCAAGGCAACCATCTCTGCCACAGACAGGAGGTCTGTTTCATTCACCCCTCCTAGTCGTGGCTCATCAGGGCTAGGAGGTGCAGGGGAGGAGTCGTGGCTCAGGTGTGGCTGTGACACCTGGGAGCGAGTTGGAGGATCATAGGAGGAGCATCGTCTTCGTCTTTTGGCTTTACTGCAGTCGGTTGCCCAGTTACCTTTAACCTGTAGACAAGGAAAATCATTTAtagtcaattaaaaaaaataacaaaacttaACTAAAATCTCATTCTAGAAGCAATTCACTGGACTTCTCACTTACCTTCATTGCGCTGGGCCTAGGCTGGCCCGCTCCACTGAACTGGTGTGCAACAAAGAAGGCAATCTTCTCCTTGGTGTTACCTGGTTTAATGACATACCAGGTGTCTAACAGCACGCGGCCATCTTCCATCTGGGGCCCAGAAGAGGGTGGTGAGGGAGGGGCCGAAGACGGTTGAGGGGTCTGGCTCTGTGTCATGGAGCTGGACTCAAGCTCTGGGTCAGGTGGAGTGTTCTCTGAGCCCACatctttttctccattttgttcTTGTACCCCCACTATCATCCCTCCATCTTCACTTCCATCCACTGTCCTTCTGGCACCTGAAGAAGGCTCAGCTTTGCAGAGGGAGGGGGAACCTGCCCCGACACCacctccactgctgccccctgAGCCTGGGCTCCTAGCTTTGTTTTGGGAGTATGTGCCAAAAGGGCGAGGGCACCACAGACGGATGTGGGAGAAGGTGTCTCGGTCCATCAGGATGCGGACCAGCGGGGCATTTTTGCATCTATACTGGCCGGCAAACACCAAGAGCCAGAGTTCTCATTGTGGGCTCTCTCTGCCAGTGCCAACCTGATGGGCACTGTCTGCCACCAAGCTCACCAGCAACCCAGGGCATACAACCTacaacaacaggaaagaaaatagATAAGAGGAAAGGCCGGAGTACAGGTGGGGAGggagacaggaaagagaaaaacagttcagtcactgaaaaacactgttcaTACAGTATCACTAGAGTAACAATGCTGGTCAGTGCCAGGATCAATTCAGATAATCAATGAACAACCTAGGCTGTATTGAACAATTGCCTTAAGGTAGAATTCAGGCAGGGTATTAGCATTGCACACCAGCAGCCCAGCCGTTACACTGGAGAGAACAGAAGTATCATGATACTACTATCTGAACTTATCACTACTAGCCTGCCTCGTACTTTGGCCAAACTCAATTAGCaattacattttctacagtGTACTAAGGTCATCTCCTCCACCTCAGAGCCTCTAAATCACAGTAAAGGGATTCCATTTCAGGTTTGGTGTCTGTGGCCAGTAGATGAAAGGAACGAAAGATGGAACACAAAAGCACCAAATGGACCCTGCTTTGCTCCTCTACTGCATCTCAGTGCTTCAAAGAGGACTTGCCTAATAGGAGGCAACACGGGGAGGAGCATGCAGGCATATGCTGGACCTATTTTTAGCAAAGAAAAGGAGGGGGTGGGGTAGTCGTGAAACTGCTATAGCTGTTGTCCTCACCCCTTTCTCCCTGCCAAAGAGCCTATGCTACAGGCTAGGAGGGGGAGTCTTTAATACACCCAGTGTGCTTTGCTTCTGCAGCTATGCCAGCTGTAGAGGCTGCCAGGAACGTGCCAGCATGCTTAAGGAGAGGAACAAGTGGCAATGAAGCAACACGTTGGGCTGACTGCTGATCTTAAACACGCAGTTAAACTTCATCTGCCAATCCTGAGCTGCTCCTTTTAACATTACTCTTTATACATgacaaattaaaactgtattataAGATTCAACTAGAcaagacttttctttttttacgaACTAGtgagtgaaacagtgaaatttCCTACTTAAGCAATTAGCCAAGACAATTCTGATCATGCCAAGTATGACCACATAGATGCATACACCAGCACTGACCATCCACTTTAGCCTCCATTATGCTTTTTACATAATTAAGTGCAATGGAAAAATGCCAAGGGTGAGAGCTATTTTAACTAATATACACTTACCACATGTTAAACAGTTTTTACCAGAAATTTAAGCCAGTCACATGGTAACTCAACTCAGTGCATTTAGATATGTAGACATGGTCAAGATGATTTGTGAAAGTTCAAAATTAGCATCAGAATGGGGGGGGGAGGTAAATTAAGTGACTTTGAACATGGCCAGCTGTTGGTGCCAGATGCACTGGTCTTAGTATTTCAGAAGCTGCTGATCCACTGGGATTTTCACACACAACCACTTCTTACAGGATTTAGAGAGTAgtctgaaaaagacaaaatatccAGTGGGTGGCAGTACTCTGAACAATAATGCCTTGTTGATGCCATAAGTCAAAGGAAAATGGCAAAATTGGCTTGAGTTGAAAGGCAACAGTAACTCAAATAGCCACTGGTTACAACCAAATTATGCAGAAGAGCATCTCTGAATGCATAACACGTTGAACAGTAAAGCAGATGGGCTACAGCAGCAAAAGACCATATCAGGCGATACTACAGTCAGCTAACAACAGGACACTGAGGATACAATTTACATGGCCTCACCAAAATAGACcaaaatttgaaaaacattgtCTGGTCAGATCAGTCTCGATTTCTGCTGCAACATTTATTGTTAGGGTCCAAATTTGGCCTAAACAACATGAAAGCATGGATCCATACTGTCTTGTATCAATAGTTGAGATTGGTGTTGGTGTAATGATGTCGAGGATATTCCCTTGGCACACTGTGCCCAAATGACTTCGACAGTACCCGTGATGTGGTGGAACTGGAGATTTGCATCATGGACATGCAGCCTACAAATCTGCATATGCATGATGCCATCATGTCAATGCAGACCAAAAACCTAGGGAATGTTTACAACAACTTGTTTAATTTCTGTCACAAAGAATTAAGGCAGTTCTAAATGGTGTCTAACCTGGTACCAGCAAGGTGTACCTAATACAGTGGCTGGTCAGTTTAGGTTCACATATACTGGTTAATGTTGTAGCTGCTCAAATAGTtaattgtgacttttttttcattttttgatgaCACAATAGCCTGCTTTCTATTTTAGTCACTGAACTTCTTTAATCCACAGGCTTTAAAGCTGGTCATTGTTCTGTTTCTATGACATGCTGAATGGGTGGTGCATTGTACATTTGGACTAATGGAATGGCTCTGAGAGGTGCAAAAAGCAAACAACGCCCACACAGTGTGGTGAACCAATTCAAATGCTTCCTCTGTAATCACACAGTAACAACTCAGCTAAGAGCAGGCAGATTATACTGCTGTGGGGAGAAAAGCTAGTGAACCTTTTTATTGCCTTTTCTCTCCATGATCCCTTATGAATCTCTATCTCTTTAAGCATGTTTATTCTCAACCAACTCCTCTTTACCCCTTGCCACTGCATCATGCAATCCATCACTCACAACAGATTGGATGGCTTAATAAGAAGGGTCAGAAAAAGCGAGTCTGCCCACTGcagaactctctctctcacacacacacacacacacacacacacaccaaattgAGCTTCAGATACCTTAATAAACTACTGAACTAGCCTTATTCATGTTGTTaggaaaacagagacaaaccCCCTGAAATTCTGGACTGTTCTCCATTTATACATAAAGTCAGTTGCACCACAATTGTGCAGTACAGCCAATATCTGGCAAGCACTGGGTTACTCCtgttgttttcagcaggttACAGGTAACTCTATTCTGTCATCTCCGGTTCTTCAATGTAGATTAATTCACACATAGACAATTTGCatactttgtctttgttatcACATGATTGGATCAAGTACTTAGTTATACATACATGCCATTAGTTACCTAAAGTGAACAGTAATTTCTGGCCTGCTTCATTGAACCTTTCAAATTACTATttc
It encodes:
- the fbxo46 gene encoding F-box only protein 46, giving the protein MDRDTFSHIRLWCPRPFGTYSQNKARSPGSGGSSGGGVGAGSPSLCKAEPSSGARRTVDGSEDGGMIVGVQEQNGEKDVGSENTPPDPELESSSMTQSQTPQPSSAPPSPPSSGPQMEDGRVLLDTWYVIKPGNTKEKIAFFVAHQFSGAGQPRPSAMKVKGNWATDCSKAKRRRRCSSYDPPTRSQVSQPHLSHDSSPAPPSPDEPRLGGVNETDLLSVAEMVALVEQRTAMALQGIVAVHGNQHHHQPSTTTHSQILAPHQHTLLRGAVSDPARMVFVSDSSNGQPSKEDQETSSPIQTDQELEEQQESCRVAQAIAHFESQNLENRLHLGSKIDSSSRDREKECRRGGESGIVTPPPPPTHSHGEVRIAFRVSNLDPRSQLEPAGRSRCMFMSCGGGGNQAAARAKEKITCDLYQLVSPSSRDPSSLLLAATTAAPKPDGDHHHPDRPACGSPDPTQELSSGEKKSVGVGRERVTGFHVEVVVTGAVDQCVFYGKDSTENVQEETVCFAMPSGGGSGGGVGSSTDPSSDDPPPGQLFFLQPPRGPEEDVKTTGPGSGSGVCSLDCANNNGPGPGLAVGSGERPDSPSVGEDCSDPSLCRLYRHVSHDFLEIRFQIQRLLEPRQYMLLLPDHIMVNIFSYLPTRSLAALKCTCHYFKVLIETYGVRAVDSRWNQDPLYRDDPCKQCKRQYERGDVSLCRWHPKPYHHDLPYGRSYWMCCRRTDKDTPGCRVGLHDNNWVQQPADGSQPIRTRREDRREEAR
- the slc5a2 gene encoding sodium/glucose cotransporter 2, with translation MENPSGKVTINNLADIIIIVGYFMMVIGVGIWSMFRINRGTVGGYFLAGRTMTWWPVGASLFASNIGSGHFVGLAGTGAASGIAVGGFEWNALFIVLLLGWLFVPVYLTAGVVTMPQYLKKRFGGTRISLYLSVISLFLYIFTKISVDMFSGAVFIQQALGWNIYVAVIALLLITALYTVTGGLAALMYTDTFQTFVIIAGAFVLTGYSFAEVGGYNSLLTKYGSAIPQNFSSLDPQRYNISQQCYTPRPDAFSLLRDPTTGDLPWPGVLFGIAIVGGWYWCTDQVIVQRCLAARSLTHVKAGCIMCGYLKLLPMFLMVFPGMISRVLYPEEVGCVVPEVCKQVCGTEVGCSNIAYPKLVVSVMPNGLRGLMLAVMLAALMSSLASIFNSSSTLFTMDIWTRIRPQATERELIVVGRVWVLCIVAISICWIPIVQAAQSGQLFDYIQSVSSYLAPPIAAVFLLAVFVKRVNEKGAFWGLIGGLVMGLSRMLPEFWFGTGSCIFPSSCPFLVCGIHYLHFAIILFFCTAVLVLLVSYCTEPIDDQHLHRLVFTLRHSKEERKDLDWEEEEKGRRAKREAKERMRQNNDAVAEEEGKSAICHLIEKFCGGGSSSQDLEEEPPEATEQMPDISEDPVWKYAVDVNALIMMSVAVFMWGYFA